The Candidatus Anaeroferrophillus wilburensis genomic interval CAGACATCCTGATCCATACCTGACACATAAACAGCAACCTCAGGGTACTGCCAAGAAAAAAGCGAAAGATTATTGACACAACCTTGCCCGCTTCCTTGGTGGTGAAAAAGGGGTCAAAAAGATTCTGCATGGTTTGTTCATCCATTCCTTCTCCGGAGTCTGTTACCTGCAACAGGACATAGTCACCACAGAATGGTTCGCCGCAGGCGGCACAGTACGCATGGGCAACGTGATAATTCTTTACCTCGATATGAATTTCACCGCCATTGGGCATGGCGTCGGCGGCATTTAAGCATAGGTTCAGGAGTATCTGATTCATTTGATTCCCGTCACCTCTGACCGTTTTTACTTCATCGGCAAGCTCCGCATGAAGACTGACCATTCTGGGAATGACTCTTTCAACCATAGTTACCGCTTGCTTAACCTCTTGGCTGAGGTTAAGTGTTGCCATTTTTGGTTCCGTCTGCCGGCTGAAGGTGAGCAACTGCTTCACCAGCTTCCGTACCCGGTCGGCAGCCACCAGAACCTGCTTGTGTTCTCTGAGACTCGGCTTGCCATGTTCAGCTTTCTGTTGGCCCAGCTCAGAAAAGCCGATAATAGCGGTGAGAATATTATTGAAATCATGGGCAATGCCGCCTGCCAGCGTACCTACCACCTCCATTTTCTCGGCTTGGTGCAGCCTTTTTTTCAGCCGTTTGGCATCGGTCAGATCCGTTATGTTCACCACTATTTCGCTTACCTGCTCGGAGGCAGAATCCTTGATGGTTGCCGCGCTGACCAGCACTTCCAGCAGATTTCCCTGTTTGGTGTATCGCCTGGTTTCAAAACCGAGCGACTGACCGTGGTTGAGCAAATCTTCAATCTTGGCTTTGGTTATCTGCTGCTGATCATCAGGGACGAAGGGGATCGTTCGTCCTTTGAGCTCGTAGAGCTGCCACCCGAAAACCCTGCTGAAAGCAGGATTCAGATAGGTCGGGATGCCCTCATGATCATAGACGACCATGGGATCAGGGTTGGCCTCCAGAATGGCCCGCAGACGGCGTTCACTCTGTTTGAGTGCCAGTTCAGCCTGTTTCTGTTCACTGATATCGGTGGCCGTCACAATTGCCAATCGATCACCTTTGTCATCACTGGGCAGCGGCACATACCTGAACCGGCAGTCGAAAATCGTACCGTCCTTCCGTTGCCAGCTGTTTTCAATGGGGCTGCCCATGCCTGATTGGGTGGTCTGCTGTATCGAACGGCCGGCGGCGCGCAGCTGTTGCTTGTCGGGGTAGAGGACCGCCACATTTTTGCCTTCCAACTCCCCCTCTCCATAGCCCAGCATGCGGGCCATTGCCCGGTTATGCCATCCAAGTTCCCGCTGGTTGCGGATCAGGTCGATTCCGACTGGCGATGCACCCAGGATGGTGCGCAGCAGGTTTTCGGAGCTGGATAGAGCAGCGGTTCGCACGCCAACCAGATGGCGGAGCCGGATATTCCAGACCCAAAAACCAAACAGTATCAGCAAAAACAGGGCTGCAACCGCCACAATATGGGGCAGGTAGCGTCGCCACTGCATGCTCTGAGCAGCATGCAGTCCCAACCATTTTTGCGTGATGTTGTTGAGGATGCCCTGTTCCTTGGCGTGGGCGATTCCCTTGTTGAGGATGCCCAACAGTATCAGGTTGCCATCCTTGATACCCATGCAGTTTTGCCCGACATACAGGGGTTCTCCCACCTTTTTGATTCTTTCGGTAAGCTGATTGGTATAGATATGATACCAGACAATCTGCTCATCACCGACGAGGGCATCCGCCTGGCCGGCAGTCACCAAGTGGGTGGCTTCAGCGAAATTCTTGGTGTATATATAGCGGCATTCAATACCTTGATGTTCGAGAAATTCCTGGGCATAATCCCCGGCCTGCATGGCGATGGTCTTACCCTGTAGGTGCTCTAGAGAGCGAATATCCGTTCGTTCGGCAACCACGAAGATGGAGGCCGGGATTTCAAACATGACCGTGGTAAAATCGAAAATGCGGTCTCGCTGTTCGCTGTAGAAAAAGCTGGTGAGGACATCAGCATTGCCAGAGAGAATATTCTCCTGGGCCGTTTTGAAGTCAGCATCCAGAAATCTGGCCTTGAAGCCGAATTCAGCGGCCATCCAGTGCACCAGTTCAATGCACATGCCGGTTATCTTGCCGCCTTCAGCGATAAATTCAAAAGGCGGGTAGGTGGATTGGCTGATGAAAGTAATGGTTCCTGCATCATTCAGATAGTGCCGTTCGGCTGGGGTCAGCTCAATGGCAACAGCTTTACTGCCATAACCAAGCAGAATGCCGGCAGTCAGTAACGTCAGCAGATAGTTTCTGATGGCATGGTTGGCGAAGATCCTTCTCATTGTAGCTCCTGAGGAGTAGCTGTTCTTGCCTTGGATTGAAGGGTTCACACCCTCATTAGTATTTGGTGTCAGACATATAAACTCGCGTTGCGGTGGCATCGGTACTAACTCATAGTTGGACCACAAACTTAGGGTGAATGTCCCCCTCTTGTTACCTTTCGCTGTTACGGGTGCATACTTTAGCCTAAAATGGATACAATCATGCCTGAAACTCTGATTTTATAGGATAAAACAAGGAACATGGCCGCCGCTGCGATGGTTTTTTTGGGGGGAGCTGCTAGGACAGTAAAAAAAATGCTTGTTCAGTATCCTGGTATGTGCCGTAGCTGGTGACAGGTAATGCCGAATATGGTGTTTCTTTTCAAGTATTTAACGATTTATCCGAGATTTGTTAAAAGCGAATCAATGAGGGTGGGGCCCATGGTTCATGTCCACCTGACGTTGGCTGATGAACGAGGGCGGGGGGCCTATGCTATCTGATTGAAGGGACGGTCATCTTTGCCGCTGAGGTTCTGGATGGCGCTTCTTTGCAGGGTTGTCTGGATCGGGGCCGATTTGCCCCTATGGGGGAGGGCTATGACAGTGTGATTAGTTCCGGTGGTGGGGAAACGGCATAATCAAGAGGTGGGTTGCTGCAGCAACCCACCTCTTGATTATGCCGGCATGTAGTTTGCCGATTAGTTTGTTACTGAATGTTTACAGTGATGCCGTTGGGTGGCTGTGGTGCTGAAGTGTCAATGCGAACATTCGCTTCGTTGGAATAGCCGCTTTCGTTGCCGCTGCTGTCCACTGCTGAGACCACATAGTAGAACGTGCTTTCGATTTCTCCATTGACCGTGTCAATATACGAGGGGTTGGTGATCAGCGATGGGTTCAGCTTGGTGAATCCACTGCCGCTGCTCGTGCTGCGATAGATATTGTAGCCTGCCAGGTCGCTTTCGCTATTGGCTGTCCAGTTGGCGGTGACGGTCAGTGCATGGGCGCTGAATGCCATCCCCACAACAAGTAAGATCGTTGCAATGATGATAGTTTTTCTCATGATGTTTTCCTCCTGGTGAGCTTGATTAATTTTTTTTGTTTTTGATCCATCAGCTGTGTTTTCATGCCCTTTGTCAGTAAACTTTGCATAGAGCGTGCCAACCATGAAACTTTTGCTAGAAATAATGCTTTAGCTATTTAATGGTTTTTGTAACTATATAATAATATTATTTTTTCTCATATGTATGAAATAGGTGTAAAAATAGGTTGGCAGCCGGTTTCTGCTGCTATTGCTGGTTTCTATCAGCCGGCTGGCAGTGGGTGCCGGCCACTGTTGGCTCTTTTGCTCCGGGCATCCTGTTTGCCCTCGTTTTGTCAGTGGCGACGATGAAACATTTGCAGTTTTGATTACAAAAAAGTGATTTTCTGATACCGGTTTGGCTATCAGAAATACTGTCTTTGCCAAGGGCAATTTTTTATTGACATTCCTGTGGTAATCCTATAAAAGAGGCGCTCGGTAATTGGTTAGCGATTACCATTTATTCCACTGTCTGTTGTACCGTGCGTCCCCATCGTCTAGCCTGGCCCAGGACACCGGCCTTTCACGCCGGCGACAGGGGTTCAAATCCCCTTGGGGACGCCATTTTTTCCTCCCTTTATTTCCATCTCCGTCTGGCCTTCACCTTTTCATTACCGATTGACGTGCCCGTGCTGCAGAGTTTTCTGGCCGCCTCCCTATTTTCATGTTAAGGATGTGGAAATTCTGCCGAAAAGTTCTCAACATGTAGATAAAAGAGGCCGGTTGGAAACATCTCGGCCGCTTGCAGGGGGTGTGGTCAATGAAGATTCTGGTTACTGGTGCTGCCGGATTTATTGGTTTTCATTACAGTAAACGGTTATTGGATGCCGGCTACCGGGTTGTTGGTCTGGACAACCTCAATCCCTACTATGATGTGCAGCTGAAGCACGACCGGCTGGCCATTCTGCAGGGGTATGATGCTTTTACGTTCGTCAATCTTGATCTGGCCGATCAGGATGGCATGGCAGCATTGTTTGCCGAGCAAAATTTTTCCCATGTGGTGAACCTGGCGGCCCAAGCGGGGGTCCGCTACAGTCTGGAAAATCCCCGTTCCTATGTTGACAGCAATCTGGTGGGCTTTCTCAATATTCTTGAAGGTTGCCGTCACCACCATATCAGGCATCTTATCTATGCCTCCTCCAGTTCCGTCTATGGGCTCAATACCCTGATGCCCTTCTCCGTTCATCATAATGTCGATCATCCCGTCAGCCTCTATGCCGCCAGCAAGAAGGCCAACGAGCTGATGGCCCATACTTATAGCCATCTCTACGGGTTGTCGACCACCGGCCTGCGCTTTTTCACCGTTTATGGTCCCTGGGGGCGACCGGACATGGCATTGTTCCTTTTTACCCGGGCTATTCTGGCCGACGAGCCGATCAAGGTATTTAATCATGGCAGGATGCGGCGTGATTTTACCTATGTTGATGATATTGTCGAGGGAATGTTCCGGTTGCTGGACCACCTGCCGGCGCCCAATCCTGAATGGGATGGGAGACAGCCTGATGCCGGCAGCAGCCCGGCGCCGTATCGGTTGTATAATATTGGCAATAATAATCCCGTTGAGTTGATGACCTTTATTGAAACCATTGAATCCGCCCTGGGAAAAACGGCTGAAAAGCAGCTGCTGCCCCTGCAGCCCGGCGATGTGCCGGCCACCTATGCTGATGTCGATGATCTCCAGCAGGCAGTGGGTTTTCGCCCGAGCACGCCGCTGACGGAGGGGGTGGAAAAATTTATTGTCTGGTATCGCAGCTATTATCATTAATTATCAGTCAGTCAGGAATATTGCTACGTTGAAGACGAATCGGAGGAGGTGTGTCGATGAGTGATTTTGGTGAACAGTTGGTCTCTGTCTGTCCGGCGGGGGAGGCTTTCCCTTTGCCGGGAGATGATGCCTATGCCGGCGAGTTGCGGCGATTGCAGGATCTGGTGGCTCATCATCGCCAGTTGGGGCGTGAGATTGTCGTGGTCATGGGGGTTGGTTTTGTCGGTGCAGTGATGGCCGGCGTGGTGGCTGATTCGGTTGACAAAAAAACCGGAGAGCCAAACAAGTTTGTCATCGGCATGCAACGGCCGTCCACGAGATCCTACT includes:
- a CDS encoding transporter substrate-binding domain-containing protein produces the protein MRRIFANHAIRNYLLTLLTAGILLGYGSKAVAIELTPAERHYLNDAGTITFISQSTYPPFEFIAEGGKITGMCIELVHWMAAEFGFKARFLDADFKTAQENILSGNADVLTSFFYSEQRDRIFDFTTVMFEIPASIFVVAERTDIRSLEHLQGKTIAMQAGDYAQEFLEHQGIECRYIYTKNFAEATHLVTAGQADALVGDEQIVWYHIYTNQLTERIKKVGEPLYVGQNCMGIKDGNLILLGILNKGIAHAKEQGILNNITQKWLGLHAAQSMQWRRYLPHIVAVAALFLLILFGFWVWNIRLRHLVGVRTAALSSSENLLRTILGASPVGIDLIRNQRELGWHNRAMARMLGYGEGELEGKNVAVLYPDKQQLRAAGRSIQQTTQSGMGSPIENSWQRKDGTIFDCRFRYVPLPSDDKGDRLAIVTATDISEQKQAELALKQSERRLRAILEANPDPMVVYDHEGIPTYLNPAFSRVFGWQLYELKGRTIPFVPDDQQQITKAKIEDLLNHGQSLGFETRRYTKQGNLLEVLVSAATIKDSASEQVSEIVVNITDLTDAKRLKKRLHQAEKMEVVGTLAGGIAHDFNNILTAIIGFSELGQQKAEHGKPSLREHKQVLVAADRVRKLVKQLLTFSRQTEPKMATLNLSQEVKQAVTMVERVIPRMVSLHAELADEVKTVRGDGNQMNQILLNLCLNAADAMPNGGEIHIEVKNYHVAHAYCAACGEPFCGDYVLLQVTDSGEGMDEQTMQNLFDPFFTTKEAGKVVSIIFRFFLGSTLRLLFMCQVWIRMS
- a CDS encoding NAD-dependent epimerase, which produces MKILVTGAAGFIGFHYSKRLLDAGYRVVGLDNLNPYYDVQLKHDRLAILQGYDAFTFVNLDLADQDGMAALFAEQNFSHVVNLAAQAGVRYSLENPRSYVDSNLVGFLNILEGCRHHHIRHLIYASSSSVYGLNTLMPFSVHHNVDHPVSLYAASKKANELMAHTYSHLYGLSTTGLRFFTVYGPWGRPDMALFLFTRAILADEPIKVFNHGRMRRDFTYVDDIVEGMFRLLDHLPAPNPEWDGRQPDAGSSPAPYRLYNIGNNNPVELMTFIETIESALGKTAEKQLLPLQPGDVPATYADVDDLQQAVGFRPSTPLTEGVEKFIVWYRSYYH